In a genomic window of Scyliorhinus torazame isolate Kashiwa2021f chromosome 5, sScyTor2.1, whole genome shotgun sequence:
- the LOC140419932 gene encoding uncharacterized protein produces the protein MEKPWKCEDCGKGFTAPHELARHQHSHTGERPFTCSHCEKGFTDFYSLRRHERVHTGERPFTCSDCGKGFTQLSNLQIHQRVHTGERPFTCSQCEKGFIDIGRLRRHERVHTGERPFTCSQCEKGFTNIGRLRRHERVHTGERPFICTVCDMGFTRLHHLQTHQRVHTGERPYICTVCDKGFTQLSSLQRHQRVHTGERPYICSVCDKGFTQLSGLRSHNVTHTKSRPFKCSDCRRGFKSSWLLMSHQRIHTEERPFSCSLCTKRFQTSSTLRRHQRVHTGKKPFTCSHCGEGFTLSSNMLRHQRVHK, from the coding sequence atggagaaaccatggaaatgtgaggattgtgggaagggattcacagccccacacgagctggcaaggcatcaacacagtcacactggagagaggccgttcacctgctctcactgtgaaaagggattcactgacttttacagcctgcggagacacgaacgagttcacactggggagagaccgttcacctgctctgactgtgggaagggattcactcagttatccaacctgcagatacaccagcgagttcacactggagagaggcctttcacctgctctcagtgtgaaaagggattcattgacattggcagactgcggagacacgaacgagtacacactggagagagacctttcacctgctctcagtgtgaaaagggattcactaacattggcagactgcggagacacgaaagagttcacaccggggagaggccattcatctgcactgtgtgtgatatgggattcactcggttacaccacctgcagacacaccagcgagttcacaccggggagaggccgtacatctgcactgtgtgtgataagggattcactcaattatccagcctgcagagacaccagcgagttcacacgggggagaggccgtacatctgctctgtgtgtgataagggattcactcaattatccggcctgcgtagccacaatgtcactcacaccaagagcaggccctttaaatgctctgactgcaggaggggtttcaaaagctcttggctactgatgtcccaccagcgcattcacactgaggagagaccgtttagctgctctctctgcacaaagaggtttcaaacatcatccacattgcggagacaccagcgagttcacactggaaagaagccattcacctgctctcactgtggggagggattcactctgtcgtccaacatgctgagacaccaaagggttcacaagtga